One Cellulomonas soli DNA window includes the following coding sequences:
- a CDS encoding exodeoxyribonuclease III: protein MVIIATVNVNGIRAAFRRGMQGWLDARRPDVVLLQEVRATDEILADHLSSDGWHLAHEASQTKGRAGVAIASRFPMTAVRIGLGTGVTGDSGRWVEADLELPAHEGAPARTVTVVSAYIHSGTVGTPSMDEKYAFLDAVTSRLGEIAEAGGYAVVAGDVNIAHREVDIKNWKGNLKAAGFLPQERAYLDRWFDDLGWHDLGRELGGEGPGPFTWWSWRGQAFDNDSGWRIDYQLATGDLAEAAVSATVDRAATYDARFSDHAPLVVEYDL, encoded by the coding sequence GTGGTGATCATCGCGACCGTCAACGTCAACGGCATCCGTGCCGCGTTCCGCCGAGGTATGCAGGGGTGGCTCGACGCGCGACGCCCCGACGTCGTGCTGCTGCAGGAGGTGCGGGCCACCGACGAGATCCTGGCGGACCACCTCTCGTCCGACGGGTGGCACCTCGCGCACGAGGCCAGCCAGACCAAGGGGCGGGCCGGCGTGGCGATCGCCTCACGCTTCCCGATGACGGCGGTCCGCATCGGCCTCGGCACGGGGGTCACGGGGGACAGCGGGCGTTGGGTCGAGGCCGACCTCGAGCTGCCCGCGCACGAGGGCGCGCCGGCGCGCACCGTCACGGTGGTCTCGGCCTACATCCACTCCGGGACCGTCGGGACGCCTTCGATGGACGAGAAGTACGCGTTCCTGGACGCCGTCACCTCACGCCTCGGGGAGATCGCCGAGGCGGGCGGGTACGCCGTGGTCGCGGGCGACGTCAACATCGCGCACCGCGAGGTCGACATCAAGAACTGGAAGGGCAACCTCAAGGCGGCCGGCTTCCTCCCGCAGGAGCGTGCCTACCTCGACCGCTGGTTCGACGACCTCGGCTGGCACGATCTCGGGCGCGAGCTCGGCGGTGAGGGCCCCGGGCCGTTCACGTGGTGGTCGTGGCGCGGCCAGGCGTTCGACAACGACTCGGGCTGGCGCATCGACTACCAGCTCGCCACGGGCGACCTGGCGGAGGCGGCGGTGTCGGCGACGGTGGACCGGGCGGCCACCTACGACGCGCGGTTCTCCGACCATGCACCGCTGGTCGTCGAGTACGACCTCTGA
- a CDS encoding VOC family protein, which translates to MGIVRPHLWFDDQAEQAADFYVSVLPRSEVTNVVRAPAGVPGVPEGQAFVVEAVLDGQHVTLMNGGPTFQLDEAFSFVIDCQDQAEVDHYWDALLAGGGEPSRCGWLKDRFGLSWQVVPVALDRLLFGTGGDPEGSARAMAAMMPMTKLDIAALQAAYDGL; encoded by the coding sequence ATGGGCATCGTGCGTCCCCACCTGTGGTTCGACGACCAGGCCGAGCAGGCGGCCGACTTCTACGTCTCGGTGCTCCCGCGCTCCGAGGTCACGAACGTCGTGCGGGCGCCCGCCGGGGTCCCGGGAGTGCCGGAAGGTCAGGCCTTCGTCGTCGAGGCGGTGCTCGACGGGCAGCACGTCACGCTGATGAACGGCGGGCCGACGTTCCAGCTCGACGAGGCGTTCTCGTTCGTGATCGACTGCCAGGACCAGGCCGAGGTCGACCACTACTGGGACGCGCTGCTCGCGGGCGGCGGGGAACCGTCCCGGTGCGGCTGGCTCAAGGACAGGTTCGGGCTGTCCTGGCAGGTCGTGCCCGTGGCGCTCGACCGGCTCCTGTTCGGGACGGGCGGCGACCCGGAGGGCAGTGCACGCGCGATGGCCGCGATGATGCCCATGACCAAGCTCGACATCGCGGCCCTGCAGGCGGCCTACGACGGCCTGTGA
- a CDS encoding bifunctional methylenetetrahydrofolate dehydrogenase/methenyltetrahydrofolate cyclohydrolase: protein MTAQVLDGKATAAVIKAELTDRVAALATRGVRPGLATLLVGEDPGSQWYVTGKHKDCAEVGIASIREDLPADATQEQIEDAVRRLNDDPQCTGFIVQLPLPKGIDTHRVLELIDPAKDADGLHPTNLGRLVLRVNEPVDTPLPCTPRGIVELLSRHGIDLHGADVVVVGRGVTVGRTIGLLLTRREVNATVTLTHTGTEDLAEHTRNADVVIAAAGVPSVITADIVKPGAVVVDVGVSRLEDPETGRSRVVGDVDPGVQEIAAWVSPNPGGVGPMTRAMLLQNVVEMAERRLG, encoded by the coding sequence ATGACCGCCCAGGTGCTGGACGGCAAGGCCACCGCCGCCGTCATCAAGGCCGAGCTCACCGACCGGGTCGCCGCGCTCGCCACGCGCGGCGTCCGGCCGGGCCTCGCCACGCTGCTCGTCGGGGAGGACCCCGGCTCGCAGTGGTACGTCACCGGCAAGCACAAGGACTGCGCGGAGGTGGGCATCGCCTCGATCCGCGAGGACCTGCCCGCCGATGCCACGCAGGAGCAGATCGAGGACGCCGTCCGCCGGCTGAACGACGACCCGCAGTGCACCGGGTTCATCGTCCAGCTGCCGTTACCCAAGGGCATCGACACGCACCGGGTGCTCGAGCTGATCGACCCGGCCAAGGACGCGGACGGGCTGCACCCGACGAACCTCGGCCGGCTCGTGCTGCGGGTCAACGAGCCCGTCGACACCCCGCTGCCGTGCACGCCGCGAGGCATCGTCGAGCTGCTCAGCCGGCACGGGATCGACCTGCACGGCGCGGATGTCGTCGTCGTCGGGCGCGGGGTCACGGTGGGCCGGACCATCGGTCTGCTGCTCACCCGCCGCGAGGTCAACGCGACGGTCACCCTCACCCACACGGGCACGGAGGACCTCGCCGAGCACACCCGCAACGCCGACGTCGTCATCGCGGCGGCAGGCGTGCCGTCCGTGATCACGGCGGACATCGTCAAGCCGGGGGCCGTCGTCGTGGACGTCGGGGTGTCCCGGCTCGAGGACCCGGAGACGGGTCGCTCGCGCGTCGTCGGGGACGTCGACCCGGGGGTGCAGGAGATCGCCGCGTGGGTGTCACCCAACCCCGGCGGGGTCGGTCCGATGACCCGGGCGATGCTGCTGCAGAACGTCGTGGAGATGGCTGAACGCCGGCTCGGCTGA
- the glyA gene encoding serine hydroxymethyltransferase, producing MSADQIPLLDQNISVLDPEIAAVLDGELARQQGTLEMIASENFVPRAVLQAQGSVLTNKYAEGYPGRRYYGGCEQVDVAETIAIDRAKALFGAEHANVQPHSGATANAAVLHALINAGSKILGLELAHGGHLTHGMKINFSGKLYDVAAYGVNPDTFLIEPEAVRKAALEHRPDVIIGGWSAYPREIDFAAFREIADEVGAKLWVDMAHFAGLVAAGLHPSPVPHADVVSSTVHKTIGGPRSGFILSKQEFAKKIDSAVFPGQQGGPLMHVIAAKAVAFKIAGTQEFKDRQQRTLDGARIIAERLMAPEVAKAGVSVLTGGTDVHLVLVDLRHSDLDGQQAEDLLHAVGITVNRNAVPFDPRPPRVTSGLRIGTPALATRGFGDAEFTEVADIIATALTQGAATDVEALRARVVKLTDGFPLYQGLQQY from the coding sequence ATGAGCGCCGACCAGATCCCCCTGCTCGACCAGAACATCTCCGTGCTCGACCCGGAGATCGCCGCCGTCCTCGACGGTGAGCTCGCCCGCCAGCAGGGCACGCTCGAGATGATCGCGTCCGAGAACTTCGTGCCCCGCGCCGTCCTGCAGGCGCAGGGTTCCGTGCTGACGAACAAGTACGCCGAGGGCTACCCGGGCCGTCGCTACTACGGCGGCTGCGAGCAGGTCGACGTCGCCGAGACCATCGCGATCGACCGGGCCAAGGCGCTGTTCGGCGCCGAGCACGCCAACGTCCAGCCGCACTCGGGCGCCACCGCCAACGCGGCCGTGCTGCACGCCCTCATCAACGCCGGCTCCAAGATCCTCGGCCTCGAGCTGGCGCACGGCGGCCACCTCACGCACGGCATGAAGATCAACTTCTCCGGCAAGCTCTACGACGTCGCCGCGTACGGGGTGAACCCCGACACGTTCCTCATCGAGCCCGAGGCCGTGCGCAAGGCCGCGCTCGAGCACCGCCCGGATGTCATCATCGGCGGCTGGTCGGCGTACCCGCGCGAGATCGACTTCGCCGCGTTCCGTGAGATCGCCGACGAGGTCGGCGCGAAGCTGTGGGTCGACATGGCGCACTTCGCCGGCCTGGTGGCCGCGGGGCTGCACCCCTCCCCGGTGCCGCACGCCGACGTCGTGTCCTCCACGGTGCACAAGACCATCGGCGGCCCCCGCTCGGGCTTCATCCTGTCCAAGCAGGAGTTCGCCAAGAAGATCGACTCCGCGGTGTTCCCGGGCCAGCAGGGCGGCCCGCTCATGCACGTGATCGCTGCCAAGGCCGTCGCGTTCAAGATCGCCGGCACGCAGGAGTTCAAGGACCGCCAGCAGCGCACGCTCGACGGCGCGCGGATCATCGCCGAGCGCCTCATGGCGCCCGAGGTCGCCAAGGCCGGCGTCTCCGTGCTGACCGGCGGCACCGACGTGCACCTGGTGCTCGTCGACCTGCGGCACTCCGACCTGGACGGCCAGCAGGCCGAGGACCTCCTGCACGCCGTGGGCATCACCGTGAACCGCAACGCCGTGCCGTTCGACCCGCGCCCCCCGCGCGTCACCTCCGGCCTGCGCATCGGCACGCCCGCCCTGGCCACGCGTGGCTTCGGCGACGCGGAGTTCACCGAGGTCGCCGACATCATCGCCACCGCCCTGACGCAGGGTGCGGCCACCGACGTCGAGGCGCTGCGGGCGCGCGTGGTCAAGCTGACCGACGGGTTCCCGCTGTACCAGGGCCTGCAGCAGTACTGA
- a CDS encoding GNAT family N-acetyltransferase, which produces MTAPALDIRPVTIEEAGELFTLRRAAFVTEAQQYDDPHIPPLTQTFDELKADLGADGVITLGGWMGSRLVGSIRVLVEGAKATLGRFAVAPDLQGQGFGTELLSAIVPYLPDGIEEVWVFTGRDSLQNLAMYTKHGYEHQHDKTAGDLTYAYLRKLLGDGAA; this is translated from the coding sequence ATGACGGCGCCTGCTCTCGACATCCGCCCGGTCACCATCGAGGAGGCCGGGGAGCTGTTCACGCTGCGCCGCGCGGCCTTCGTCACGGAGGCCCAGCAGTACGACGACCCGCACATCCCCCCGCTGACCCAGACGTTCGACGAGCTCAAGGCCGACCTCGGGGCCGACGGCGTGATCACGCTCGGTGGGTGGATGGGCTCGCGCCTGGTGGGGTCGATCCGGGTGCTCGTCGAGGGGGCCAAGGCCACGCTCGGCCGGTTCGCCGTGGCACCCGACCTGCAGGGCCAGGGGTTCGGGACCGAGCTGCTCAGCGCGATCGTGCCGTACCTGCCGGACGGCATCGAGGAGGTCTGGGTCTTCACCGGCCGTGACTCGCTGCAGAACCTGGCGATGTACACCAAGCACGGCTACGAGCACCAGCACGACAAGACCGCGGGCGATCTCACGTACGCCTACCTGCGCAAGCTGCTGGGCGACGGCGCGGCCTGA
- the purU gene encoding formyltetrahydrofolate deformylase — translation MSHTSDFPTHWVLTLSCPDRPGIVHAVAGLLAEHGGNITESQQFGDPDSGLFFMRVQVTSTATRTDLVTAIEALAPRFDLRWHLDVAGRPVRTLVMVSTAAHCLNDLAFRQRSEGLPIDLVAAVSNHTVLEPMADFYGVPFHHVPVTKDTKAQAEARLLALVEELDVELVVLARYMQILSDDLCRRLEGKVINIHHSFLPSFKGARPYAQAHARGVKLIGATAHYVTGDLDEGPIIEQDVERVDHSRAVEDLVALGQDVERRALARAVRWHAEHRVLLDGRRTIVFR, via the coding sequence GTGTCCCACACCTCGGATTTCCCGACCCACTGGGTGCTCACGCTGTCCTGCCCGGACCGTCCCGGCATCGTGCACGCCGTCGCCGGCCTGCTGGCCGAGCACGGGGGCAACATCACCGAGTCGCAGCAGTTCGGCGACCCGGACTCGGGGCTCTTCTTCATGCGCGTGCAGGTCACCAGCACCGCCACGCGCACCGACCTGGTGACCGCGATCGAGGCGCTCGCCCCGCGGTTCGACCTGCGCTGGCACCTCGACGTCGCCGGTCGGCCGGTCCGCACGCTGGTCATGGTGTCGACCGCGGCGCACTGCCTCAACGACTTGGCGTTCCGCCAGCGGTCCGAGGGCCTGCCGATCGACCTCGTGGCGGCGGTCTCGAACCACACCGTGCTCGAGCCGATGGCCGACTTCTACGGCGTGCCGTTCCATCACGTGCCGGTCACCAAGGACACCAAGGCGCAGGCCGAGGCCCGCCTGCTGGCCCTGGTCGAGGAGCTCGACGTCGAGCTCGTCGTCCTCGCCCGCTACATGCAGATCCTCTCGGACGACCTGTGCCGGCGGCTCGAGGGCAAGGTCATCAACATCCACCACTCGTTCCTGCCCTCGTTCAAGGGCGCCCGGCCCTACGCCCAGGCGCACGCGCGCGGCGTGAAGCTCATCGGTGCGACCGCGCACTACGTGACCGGCGACCTCGACGAGGGGCCGATCATCGAGCAGGACGTCGAGCGGGTCGACCACTCGCGTGCCGTCGAGGACCTGGTCGCGCTCGGTCAGGACGTCGAGCGCCGTGCCCTGGCCCGCGCGGTGCGCTGGCACGCCGAGCACCGCGTGCTGCTCGACGGCCGCCGCACCATCGTCTTCCGCTGA
- a CDS encoding ATP-binding cassette domain-containing protein → MNKVDARVPLLALRQISKRFNAVEALVGVDFEVHAHEVVALVGDNAAGKSTLAKIVSGVLTPDSGLIEVDGEPVTIPSPSAAHTLRIATVFQDLALCDNLDVTANLFLGRELTHSGLLDGGRMEQTARRILHDLTSRIPSVRTPLNTLSAGQRQSVAIARTLIGSPRLVVLDEPTASLSVVQTAEVLTHIERLRDLGLGVILISHNMNDVRAVSDRIEVLRHGRNNGSFDAATASYEEILGAITGATSQAATQDVRLPLSS, encoded by the coding sequence GTGAACAAGGTGGACGCACGGGTACCGCTGCTGGCGCTGCGGCAGATCAGCAAGCGGTTCAACGCCGTGGAGGCCCTCGTCGGGGTCGACTTCGAGGTGCACGCGCACGAGGTGGTCGCACTGGTCGGCGACAACGCCGCGGGCAAGTCGACGCTGGCGAAGATCGTGTCGGGGGTGCTGACCCCTGACTCCGGCCTCATCGAGGTCGACGGCGAGCCCGTCACGATCCCGTCGCCGTCCGCCGCGCACACCCTGCGCATCGCGACGGTGTTCCAGGACCTGGCCCTCTGCGACAACCTCGACGTGACGGCGAACCTCTTCCTGGGTCGCGAGCTCACGCACAGCGGCCTGCTCGACGGCGGACGCATGGAGCAGACCGCGAGGCGCATCCTGCACGACCTGACGAGCCGGATCCCGTCGGTGCGCACGCCGCTGAACACGCTGAGCGCGGGGCAGCGGCAGTCCGTCGCGATCGCGCGCACCCTGATCGGCAGCCCCCGTCTGGTCGTGCTCGACGAGCCGACCGCGTCGCTGTCCGTCGTCCAGACCGCCGAGGTGCTCACGCACATCGAGCGCCTGCGTGACCTGGGCCTCGGCGTGATCCTGATCAGCCACAACATGAACGACGTGCGTGCCGTCTCCGACCGCATCGAGGTGCTGCGGCACGGGCGCAACAACGGGTCCTTCGACGCGGCTACCGCCAGCTACGAGGAGATCCTCGGCGCGATCACGGGAGCCACCAGCCAGGCGGCGACCCAGGACGTGCGGCTCCCGCTGTCGTCCTGA
- a CDS encoding ROK family transcriptional regulator, which translates to MSGSQSSLREANRALIVETVKRHGGLTQVELAAATGLSAATVSTIVKELLGGGFVDIQVTTRSGRRAQLVTLARRVGLAVGIQVGHRHLRVVLGDFTHEVVADQTLPLPTDHRSDTTLDRAALLVIELLERVGSSIDEVVGIGIGVPAPVDEGTGMLSVRGLMRGWDEVHIAHVMAKRLARPVYVDNDANLGALAESAVGAAREYRDSVYVRASYGTGAGIVINGNVHRGFAGTAGEIGHVPVDPQGDICRCGSRGCLDTVVGARALVEPLRASHGNLTLRDVVQRANAGDPGCAQVIQDAGSSIGAVVSALAMAVNPQCIVVGGELAETGEVLLAPMRDAIRRRVLLNQIAPLEVVPAELGSAAEVMGALGLVLQSTDVDVTRDELVEDHDGPALASGAGG; encoded by the coding sequence ATGTCGGGCTCGCAGTCCTCGCTGCGCGAGGCGAACCGGGCGCTGATCGTCGAGACGGTCAAGCGGCACGGCGGTCTGACCCAGGTGGAGCTGGCGGCCGCGACGGGCCTGTCGGCGGCGACCGTGTCGACGATCGTCAAGGAGCTGCTCGGCGGCGGGTTCGTCGACATCCAGGTGACGACCCGCAGCGGTCGGCGCGCTCAGCTGGTCACGTTGGCCCGCCGGGTCGGGCTGGCGGTCGGCATCCAGGTCGGGCACCGGCACCTGCGTGTCGTGCTCGGGGACTTCACGCACGAGGTCGTCGCCGACCAGACGCTCCCGCTGCCGACCGACCACCGCTCGGACACCACGCTCGACCGGGCGGCGCTGCTGGTCATCGAGCTGCTCGAACGGGTCGGGTCGTCGATCGACGAGGTCGTGGGCATCGGCATCGGCGTGCCCGCCCCCGTCGACGAGGGCACCGGCATGCTGTCCGTGCGCGGGCTCATGCGCGGCTGGGACGAGGTCCACATCGCGCACGTGATGGCCAAGCGGCTGGCCCGCCCGGTCTACGTCGACAACGACGCGAACCTGGGGGCGCTGGCCGAGAGCGCGGTCGGCGCCGCACGGGAGTACCGCGACAGCGTGTACGTCCGGGCGTCCTACGGCACCGGTGCCGGCATCGTCATCAACGGCAACGTGCACCGGGGCTTCGCCGGCACCGCCGGGGAGATCGGGCACGTGCCGGTCGACCCGCAGGGGGACATCTGCCGGTGCGGCAGCCGCGGCTGCCTGGACACGGTCGTGGGGGCGCGGGCCCTCGTCGAACCGCTGCGGGCCAGCCACGGCAACCTGACCCTGCGCGACGTGGTGCAGCGCGCCAACGCGGGCGACCCGGGCTGCGCCCAGGTCATCCAGGACGCGGGCTCGTCGATCGGTGCCGTCGTCTCCGCCCTGGCCATGGCGGTCAACCCGCAGTGCATCGTCGTCGGCGGCGAGCTCGCCGAGACCGGCGAGGTGCTGCTGGCCCCCATGCGGGACGCGATCCGGCGACGGGTGCTGCTCAACCAGATCGCCCCGCTCGAGGTCGTGCCCGCCGAGCTCGGGTCAGCCGCCGAGGTCATGGGTGCGCTCGGCCTGGTGCTGCAGTCGACGGACGTCGACGTGACCCGCGACGAGCTCGTCGAGGACCACGACGGCCCGGCGCTGGCCTCCGGTGCCGGCGGGTGA
- the mmsB gene encoding multiple monosaccharide ABC transporter permease, which yields MTALAALKDVFTRNLRQSGIYIAFVAIIGLFAVLTDGLLLSPDNLTNVVLQYSYILILATGMVIVIIAGHIDLSVGSVVALTGATSAIVVIQNGGPWWAGVLAALAVGLLVGAWQGFWVAFVGIPAFIVTLAGMLLFRGLTLQVLDNISLSPFPAAYQKIAGGFLNGFFGGNGYDVFTLVVFALGAVAYGVSQFRTRQGRLRYKQSVESFPLFILRLVLVAAVVMAFAWQLANSRGLPIVLIILGVLIMTYTVVTTKTVFGRHVYAIGGNLSAAQLSGVKVKKVNFWIFVNMGLLSAIAGIVYSSRSNGAQPAAGNMFELDAIAACFIGGASTTGGVGRVTGAMVGGLIMAVMSNGMSLMGVDQSVQQIVKGLVLLLAVAFDIFNKRRAGAAR from the coding sequence ATGACTGCTCTCGCAGCACTGAAGGACGTCTTCACGAGGAACCTGCGCCAGAGTGGGATCTACATCGCGTTCGTGGCCATCATCGGCCTGTTCGCGGTCCTCACGGACGGTCTGCTGCTCTCGCCGGACAACCTGACGAACGTCGTCCTGCAGTACTCCTACATCCTGATCCTCGCCACGGGCATGGTGATCGTCATCATCGCCGGGCACATCGACCTCTCGGTCGGGTCCGTCGTGGCGCTGACCGGGGCGACCTCCGCGATCGTCGTGATCCAGAACGGCGGACCCTGGTGGGCAGGCGTCCTGGCCGCCCTGGCCGTGGGTCTGCTGGTCGGTGCGTGGCAGGGCTTCTGGGTCGCGTTCGTCGGGATCCCGGCGTTCATCGTGACCCTGGCCGGCATGCTCCTGTTCCGTGGCCTGACGCTGCAGGTCCTCGACAACATCTCGCTGTCGCCGTTCCCGGCCGCCTACCAGAAGATCGCCGGCGGGTTCCTCAACGGGTTCTTCGGTGGTAACGGGTACGACGTGTTCACGCTCGTCGTGTTCGCGCTCGGGGCCGTCGCCTACGGCGTCAGCCAGTTCCGGACCCGTCAGGGCCGGCTGCGCTACAAGCAGTCCGTCGAGTCGTTCCCGCTGTTCATCCTCCGGCTCGTGCTCGTCGCCGCCGTGGTCATGGCGTTCGCCTGGCAGCTGGCCAACAGCCGTGGTCTGCCGATCGTGCTGATCATCCTCGGCGTGCTGATCATGACCTACACGGTCGTCACCACGAAGACCGTCTTCGGTCGTCACGTGTACGCCATCGGTGGCAACCTCTCCGCCGCTCAGCTGTCCGGTGTGAAGGTCAAGAAGGTCAACTTCTGGATCTTCGTCAACATGGGCCTGCTGTCTGCCATCGCCGGCATCGTGTACTCCTCGCGCTCCAACGGTGCGCAGCCGGCCGCGGGCAACATGTTCGAGCTCGACGCCATCGCCGCCTGCTTCATCGGTGGCGCGTCGACCACGGGTGGTGTCGGTCGCGTGACCGGCGCCATGGTCGGTGGTCTGATCATGGCCGTCATGTCCAACGGCATGTCGCTCATGGGTGTCGACCAGTCCGTGCAGCAGATCGTCAAGGGCCTCGTCCTCCTGCTGGCCGTCGCCTTCGACATCTTCAACAAGCGCCGCGCAGGCGCCGCTCGCTGA
- the mmsA gene encoding multiple monosaccharide ABC transporter ATP-binding protein translates to MASPILEMQSITKTFPGVKALQDVSLSVARGEIHAICGENGAGKSTLMKVLSGVYPHGTYEGKILFDGEEVQFGSINDSEAKGIVIIHQELALVPYLSVAENIFLGNERVSRGLIDWNKANSEAAALLARVGLDELPVTPVMQLGVGKQQLVEIAKALSKQVKLLILDEPTAALNDDDSAHLLDLLRHLQGQGITSIMISHKLNEIAEIADSTTIIRDGLSIETLDMKRDNVTQERIIKGMVGRDLQHRYPPHESKVGPEVFRVEDWTVRHPTQPDRVVVDGASLTVRAGEVVGIAGLMGAGRTELAMSVFGRSYGSHASGKVFVHGKEVSTKSVSEAIGHGIAYVSEDRKRYGLNLIEDIRTNISAASLSKISTGGFVNGNEEIKVAEEYRQSMNIKSPTVMALTGKLSGGNQQKVVLSKWIYTDPEVLILDEPTRGIDVGAKYEIYTIINKLADAGKGVLVISSELPELLGICDRIYTLAFGRITGQLPRAEATQENLMQLMTKERDQVR, encoded by the coding sequence ATGGCGAGCCCCATTCTCGAGATGCAGTCCATCACCAAGACCTTTCCCGGCGTGAAGGCCCTCCAGGACGTCTCCCTCTCGGTCGCGCGTGGTGAGATCCACGCGATCTGCGGGGAGAACGGCGCCGGGAAGTCGACCCTGATGAAGGTGCTCTCGGGTGTGTACCCGCACGGCACCTACGAGGGGAAGATCCTCTTCGACGGGGAGGAGGTCCAGTTCGGGTCGATCAACGACTCCGAGGCCAAGGGCATCGTCATCATCCACCAGGAGCTCGCCCTGGTCCCGTACCTGTCGGTGGCGGAGAACATCTTCCTCGGCAACGAGCGGGTCAGCCGCGGCCTCATCGACTGGAACAAGGCCAACTCCGAGGCCGCTGCGCTGCTCGCGCGGGTCGGCCTGGACGAGCTGCCGGTCACCCCGGTCATGCAGCTCGGCGTCGGCAAGCAGCAGCTCGTCGAGATCGCCAAGGCGCTCTCCAAGCAGGTCAAGCTGCTCATCCTCGACGAGCCGACCGCCGCCCTCAACGACGACGACTCGGCGCACCTGCTCGACCTGCTGCGGCACCTGCAGGGTCAGGGCATCACCTCGATCATGATCTCCCACAAGCTCAACGAGATCGCCGAGATCGCCGACTCCACCACGATCATCCGTGACGGGCTGTCCATCGAGACGCTCGACATGAAGCGCGACAACGTCACGCAGGAGCGGATCATCAAGGGCATGGTCGGTCGCGACCTGCAGCACCGCTACCCGCCGCACGAGTCGAAGGTCGGCCCGGAGGTCTTCCGGGTCGAGGACTGGACCGTCCGCCACCCCACGCAGCCCGACCGCGTCGTCGTCGACGGCGCGAGCCTCACCGTCCGCGCGGGCGAGGTCGTCGGGATCGCCGGCCTCATGGGCGCCGGGCGCACCGAGCTCGCGATGAGCGTGTTCGGACGCAGCTACGGGAGCCACGCCTCCGGCAAGGTCTTCGTGCACGGCAAGGAGGTCAGCACCAAGTCGGTGTCCGAGGCCATCGGCCACGGCATCGCCTACGTGAGCGAGGACCGCAAGCGGTACGGCCTCAACCTCATCGAGGACATCCGCACGAACATCTCGGCAGCCAGCCTCAGCAAGATCTCCACCGGCGGATTCGTCAACGGCAACGAGGAGATCAAGGTCGCCGAGGAGTACCGGCAGAGCATGAACATCAAGAGCCCCACGGTGATGGCGCTCACGGGCAAGCTCTCCGGCGGCAACCAGCAGAAGGTCGTGCTGAGCAAGTGGATCTACACCGATCCCGAGGTGCTCATCCTCGACGAGCCGACACGCGGCATCGACGTCGGTGCCAAGTACGAGATCTACACGATCATCAACAAGCTCGCTGACGCAGGCAAGGGGGTGCTCGTGATCTCCTCCGAGCTGCCCGAGCTGCTGGGCATCTGCGACCGCATCTACACGCTCGCGTTCGGCCGCATCACCGGCCAGCTCCCGCGCGCGGAGGCTACACAGGAGAACCTGATGCAGCTCATGACGAAGGAAAGGGACCAGGTCCGATGA